CGATGCTTATCTATCAGAATTATTGGCTCGCTTGAAATTAAACATTAACCAGGTGACCGCAGTAGGCATGGGTGTTCCTGGGCCGGTGGTTGCTGATGTAGGTGAGGTTTCCTCACCCCCCATCATGCCTGGCTGGGATAAGTATCCAATCCGGAAACACCTTGAAGAACTCTGGCATGTGCCGGTATCGCTTGGGAATGATGCGGAACTGGGAGCCCTTGGTGAATGGGCTTACGGAGCCGGCAGGGCTGAAGCCAACCTGGCATATATTAAGGTCGGCACCGGCGTAGGTGCCGGTTTACTACTTGACGGTCAGGTTTATCGGGGAACAACCGGAAGTGCGGGTGAGATAGGCCACATCACGATCCAGGAAAATGGGCCGTTATGTACCTGCGGGAACTACGGCTGCTTGGAAGCGATGGCCGGTGGTTTAGCGATCGCCAGGAAAGCCCGTGAAGCTATCGAAGCTGGAAAACGAACCGAACTCTCAGCCATCCCGCAGAAAAAAATCCTGGCGGTAAATGTGGCTGCTGCCGCACAGCGGGGAGATTTGGTGGCCCAACAAATTATCACCGAAGCCGGTTCTCACCTGGGGATAGCAATTGCCAGCCTGGTTAATTTATTCAATCCGGGCATGGTTGTGATTGGTGGGGGAGTTTCTCAACTCGGAGATTTGCTCCTTGAGCCAATCAGGAAAACCGTCATGGAAAGAAGCCTGCATTCCGCAGCCGAGGCGGTACGAATCACATCTGCGGTGCTTGGAAGGCGTGCCTCCAGTATGGGCGCGGTAGTGAAGGCAATCAACCTTTCACTTGACCGCCTAGTGGATGTATAATGTACATGAAAGGAGGATGAGAACAGCGCATCTAACCGTATATACCCAACATAATTAATTATCAGTTTTGAATCACGACTAACTTTCAACAAAAGAATAACAAAGAGGAGAAATAATAATGAAGAAATTTTGGAGTTTGCTGACAGTACTTATTCTTGCCGCGATGATCATGTCAGCATGCGCAACCGCCACCACTGAAGCACCGCAACCGACAGCTGTGCCCCAGACAGAGATCACTTTCTGGCATGCCTATGGCACTGGCTCACAGGAAGAGGTCGCCTTGACTGCAGTTCTCAGCCAGGCAGTTGCTGATCTGCCGCAGTACAAGATCAACGTCCTGCAGGTTCCCTTTAATGATATTTACAACAAGTATCGCACCGACGTTGCCGCCGGTGGTGGACCTGACATGTTCATTGCTCCGAATGACAGCTTGGGTGATGATGCTCGTGCCGGTTTGATTGCTGATATTACCGATCTGGCCTTGAGCAAACTAACCGATTACGCCCCGCTCTCAATCGATGGCATGAAGGTGGAAGGAAAACTATATGGAATTCCTGAATCCTTGAAGGCAGTTGTCTTCTGGTATGACAAGACCAAAATGGCTACCCCACCCGCCACCACTGACGAACTGAAGGCCATGATGGAAGCCGGCACACCAATTGGTATCAGCTTTGGCTGCTACCACGACTGGGGCTTCTACGGTGCCTTCGGTGGCCAGATCTTTGACGAGAATTGGAAAGTCATTGCCGATCAGGGTACTGGCGTCACTGATGCTATGACCTACTTGAATGATCTGTATCAGATAGCAAAGACAAACCAATGGCCGAAGACTGACAGTGATGGTTTAGCTCCCTTCACCGAGGGCAAAATTTACGCCATCACCAACGGTAACTGGGCCATGGGCGATTATCAAAAAGCCCTGGGTGACAATCTGGGTGTAGCCCCGCTCCCCGCTGGTCCGGTTGGCCCTGCTAACCCGCTCCTGGGTGTTGATGGTTACTATATCAACCCGAACAGTCAGAATAAGGAAGGCGCTATTGAGGTTGCCATGTATCTGACCGGAGCCAAGGCACAGGAAGAAATGATGAAGGCCGGCCACGTTCCCGCCATCACCACCGCAAATGTTACCAATCCACTACTCCAGGGTTTGCTGGAAGCCTTCAAAAACGGTTACGTTCGCCCGCAGGTACCGCAATTAGGCTTGTACTGGTCGAACTTCTGCGGTCAGGACCAGGTCTTCGAGAAGGGTGTTGATCCCGCGACCTGGGTTAAGGATGCGACTGCTGCCGCCAATAAGTAGTTCTTTAAGATTGGGAATGTTCAGAAAGATATTTTTCTGAAAGCAAGGATAGAAGCAAACAGGGATTACCCTGTTTGCTTCTATTTTTTTTGTGATATTTATAATTAAGCCAATAGGCATTTTAATCGTGATGTGATATAAATAGCTATCTTTCTAATGGTGTGACAACTTAACTTCTTTCGTATATTTTTGGTATTTTCCGTTCCATTTTGAGCATTGATCATATCAATTCCATCCGTAACGGAGGTATCCATGGGAGCTGCAACTGCTTTTAGCAGAGGAAAGAATGCATTGCGACGAGGGGGGTTACCATACATATACCTTGCACCTGCGTTCATCGTGATGGGGATCATCACTTTTTATCCCCTGGTCTATCAATTTATCATCTCCTTCTCAGATTTCCAAACTAAAGATTTACTGTACGGCATATCGTCCCCCAAATTGAGTTGGATTGGAATCAAAAATTATATTGATATCTTTACCGGTGGATTACCGGTACAGAATTTTGATTTCTTCCGGGTTCTCACTTATAACTTCTGGTGGGCGATCACCAACGTTGCCGTGCATGTCCCGGCAGGCATCCTTATCGCGGTCCTGCTAAATATTCATGGGATATGGTTTAAGCGGGTTTATCGAGCCATCTATGTATTACCGATCGTCATCCCACCCCTCGTGGTCGCGACTGTCTGGCGCAATATTTTTGATGAACAGTATGGCGCAATCAACCAGGGGTTATCCGCCGTTGCGCACCTTTTCGGATCGGTCAACCCAGTCCATCTCCGCTGGCTAACCGAGTATACGCCCCCTATTCCCTGGCTGCTACCCAATTCCCCTCTGCCGCTGGCTTATTATGCCATGATGATCGCTAACTTCTGGCTGGGATGGCCTTTTATGGCCTTAGTAGCGACCGGGGCTCTCCAGAGTATCCCCAAAGATTTGTATGAAGCAGCTGATATCGATGGAGCGTCTGGTTCACAGCAGTTTTGGAATATTACCCTGCCGTTGATCCGCCCTGCCATGATCCCGGCTGCCATTTATGGGTTCACCCTTTCCTTCAACCTATTCAACTTCGTATACTTCATGACCGGAGGCGGTCCAGCACGGTCAACCGAAATCCTGGTGACATTCGCCTATGATCTGGTCCGAAACCTGCGGTTATATGGTGCTGCGGCAGCCTTTTCGATGATCATCTTGGTCGTAGCGCTTACGATATTCCTGATCACTAACCGCATAACCCGTGCAACTGCGGCTTCGGAGGCATAACATGGCGATACAGGCTGAATCCTCAAAACCCAAGAATTTTCTGGTCCGTTTTTTCACCATGGATACATCCGGTGCTAAAGGCGTAGGTAGAAAGCTACCTTTGTGGCGACAACTTTTGATCCAGCTTTTGTGTCTCGTCATTGCAATAGAAGTGATGTTCCCCTTGATGTACGTGATCACCATGTCATTGAGTTCAAAATCGGAACGTCCCACATCGCTGCAATTGTTTCCAAAAGAAATTAATTTTGGAGCATTCAAGCAAGTTGTTGACCGACCGACAGCCAACCCAGTAACCTTTGGCAGGTTGGCGTTGAACAGTTTCATACTATCCGTGAGTGTGGGACTCATTTCCCTGCTCATTGCAGTCAGCGCTGCCTATGCTTTTTCGCGTTTTAATTTCTCCATGCGGCAGGTTTTAATGATCTTGGTATTTGTGCCCCTGCTAATGCCAGGGGTTGGCCTGGCTACACCTCTGTTTTTGCTTTTGAACAGCATCAAGTTTGTTAATTGTGGGGGAGGTTTGTACGCATTAACCCCCTTTATGTCATGTGTTGCTGGTGTGACTCCCAAGATCATTTTTAATCTACGTGACTCGCTGCTAGGGGTAGGGATTGCTATGATTTCAGGAGCCCTTCCTTTTGCAATCTGGAATCTCAAAGGTTATCTTGATACCATTCCGAAAGAATTGGAAGAAGCCGGCAAGATCGATGGGGCAAGTTCCAATCAGATATTTTTTAAGATTGTACTTCCCCTGGCAGTACCTCAACTGGCGGTCACATTCTTCCTGGGTTTCATTGGTTACTGGCAGGAATTTGTCCTCCCATGGTTATTCCTCACCAAACCACAAAATTATACGCTTTCCATGACTCTATATAACATGACCGGGCAGTATGCCACCTCCATCCCATGGAATACCTTCTCGGCATTTTCGATCATCGTGGCAGCACCGGTGGCGATCATCTACATCATACTTCAAAAACAAATCGTCAGCGGCCTGACATTGGGCGGCGTGAAAGGATAGACGAAAGAAGGCGACCGCAAGGTCGCCTTTTTGATTCCGGAGAATTATATGAAGCGATTGCTCGTTGTCGTATTATTGGCAGCTGTTTTGGTGGGTTGTGCAGGCTTCGGCTCAAACAAGGCCACTCCAACCGCAGCAGAACAGGCGCCCTGGTGGGAAACTGCCGTTTTTTATGAAATTTTTGTGCGTAGTTTCTACGACACGGATGGGGATGGTATTGGTGATTTTAACGGCATCACCGCCAAGCTTGATTACCTGCAAGATCTTGGGGTAAACGCCATCTGGTTAATGCCCATCCACCCATCACCCTCTTACCATGGTTATGATGTGATAAATTATTTCAATGTCAATCCGCAATATGGCAGTATGGAGGATTTTAAACGGTTGCTGGATGCAGTCCACCAGCGGAATATGTACCTGATCATTGACCTGGTGATCAATCACACCTCCAACAAAAATCCTTGGTTCGTGGATTCCAACAGCAGCTTAGAAGCTGCCTACCGCAACTGGTACATCTGGTCCATCAGCGACCCAGGCTATTCCGGCCCACTGGGTTACCCTTGGCACCCAGGGAAAAATGGATATTATTACGGGGTGTTCAGCGATACGATGCCAGACCTCAATTACAACAATCCGGAGGTGAGCACGGGAATGCTGAAGGTCGTTGATTTCTGGTTATCTGATATCGGTGTGGATGGATTCAGGGTGGATGCAGTTAAATATCTCATTGAAGAGGGGCAAAAACAGGAAAACACCGCCTCTTCGCACGTCTGGTTGGAAAAGTTTTACACAGCCTACAAGGCGACCGACCCCAGCGCCTTCACTGTTGGTGAAGTATGGGGAGCTGGAGCATTCAGCGCTAAGACCTACGAAAACGAGCTAGATGAGATCTTTAGTTTTGAGCTGGCGGGTGGTTTCGTCAATAGCGCTCAGGGAGAATCGAACACCGCCATGAACAGTGCCGTGCAATTCACACTCAAAGACTTGCCCAATGGTCCGCTAGCTACCTTTTTAACCAACCATGACCAAAACAGGGTGATGAGCGTGATGGCTGGTAATGTGGATAAAGCTAAAGTCGCGGCCGGCTTGATGCTGACATCACCGGGCACAGTATTTATCTATTATGGGGAAGAGATCGGCATGGAAGGGGTAAAGCCGGACGAGGATATCCGCCGACCTATGCAATGGAATAGCGAAGCGAATGCGGGG
This genomic interval from Anaerolineales bacterium contains the following:
- a CDS encoding ABC transporter substrate-binding protein; protein product: MKKFWSLLTVLILAAMIMSACATATTEAPQPTAVPQTEITFWHAYGTGSQEEVALTAVLSQAVADLPQYKINVLQVPFNDIYNKYRTDVAAGGGPDMFIAPNDSLGDDARAGLIADITDLALSKLTDYAPLSIDGMKVEGKLYGIPESLKAVVFWYDKTKMATPPATTDELKAMMEAGTPIGISFGCYHDWGFYGAFGGQIFDENWKVIADQGTGVTDAMTYLNDLYQIAKTNQWPKTDSDGLAPFTEGKIYAITNGNWAMGDYQKALGDNLGVAPLPAGPVGPANPLLGVDGYYINPNSQNKEGAIEVAMYLTGAKAQEEMMKAGHVPAITTANVTNPLLQGLLEAFKNGYVRPQVPQLGLYWSNFCGQDQVFEKGVDPATWVKDATAAANK
- a CDS encoding sugar ABC transporter permease — translated: MGAATAFSRGKNALRRGGLPYIYLAPAFIVMGIITFYPLVYQFIISFSDFQTKDLLYGISSPKLSWIGIKNYIDIFTGGLPVQNFDFFRVLTYNFWWAITNVAVHVPAGILIAVLLNIHGIWFKRVYRAIYVLPIVIPPLVVATVWRNIFDEQYGAINQGLSAVAHLFGSVNPVHLRWLTEYTPPIPWLLPNSPLPLAYYAMMIANFWLGWPFMALVATGALQSIPKDLYEAADIDGASGSQQFWNITLPLIRPAMIPAAIYGFTLSFNLFNFVYFMTGGGPARSTEILVTFAYDLVRNLRLYGAAAAFSMIILVVALTIFLITNRITRATAASEA
- a CDS encoding ABC transporter permease, whose product is MAIQAESSKPKNFLVRFFTMDTSGAKGVGRKLPLWRQLLIQLLCLVIAIEVMFPLMYVITMSLSSKSERPTSLQLFPKEINFGAFKQVVDRPTANPVTFGRLALNSFILSVSVGLISLLIAVSAAYAFSRFNFSMRQVLMILVFVPLLMPGVGLATPLFLLLNSIKFVNCGGGLYALTPFMSCVAGVTPKIIFNLRDSLLGVGIAMISGALPFAIWNLKGYLDTIPKELEEAGKIDGASSNQIFFKIVLPLAVPQLAVTFFLGFIGYWQEFVLPWLFLTKPQNYTLSMTLYNMTGQYATSIPWNTFSAFSIIVAAPVAIIYIILQKQIVSGLTLGGVKG
- a CDS encoding alpha-amylase — protein: MKRLLVVVLLAAVLVGCAGFGSNKATPTAAEQAPWWETAVFYEIFVRSFYDTDGDGIGDFNGITAKLDYLQDLGVNAIWLMPIHPSPSYHGYDVINYFNVNPQYGSMEDFKRLLDAVHQRNMYLIIDLVINHTSNKNPWFVDSNSSLEAAYRNWYIWSISDPGYSGPLGYPWHPGKNGYYYGVFSDTMPDLNYNNPEVSTGMLKVVDFWLSDIGVDGFRVDAVKYLIEEGQKQENTASSHVWLEKFYTAYKATDPSAFTVGEVWGAGAFSAKTYENELDEIFSFELAGGFVNSAQGESNTAMNSAVQFTLKDLPNGPLATFLTNHDQNRVMSVMAGNVDKAKVAAGLMLTSPGTVFIYYGEEIGMEGVKPDEDIRRPMQWNSEANAGFTTGTPWRDVGTNYPQANVVSETGDANSLLSYYKTFLSLRNQNPTFKTGSLVMVSTDNTGVYAALRNDDPGVFLVVVNLTKNPISEYSLASQGSEIADGTYALQALYGTEADANLSVVEHSFIGFVPLAELSPYSVYVYQLAP